In Uranotaenia lowii strain MFRU-FL chromosome 2, ASM2978415v1, whole genome shotgun sequence, one genomic interval encodes:
- the LOC129747921 gene encoding alpha-soluble NSF attachment protein, whose amino-acid sequence HQSIAEMYENEANDLNRAVQHYEQAADYFKGEESTSSANKCMIKVATYAAQLEDYDKAIQIYEQVAGSCLDSSLLKYSAKEYFFRAALCHLSVDLLNAQHALEKYAQQYPAFQDSREYKLVKTLCEHLEEQNVDGFTEAVKDYDSISRLDQWYTTILLRIKKQANDNPDLR is encoded by the exons CATCAAAGCATTGCAGAGATGTACGAAAACGAGGCTAACGATTTG AATCGTGCCGTGCAACACTACGAACAGGCGGCAGACTATTTCAAGGGCGAAGAGTCAACAAGTTCAGCCAACAAGTGCATGATTAAGGTGGCCACGTACGCAGCCCAGCTGGAAGATTACGATAAGGCCATCCAAATCTACGAACAAGTTGCCGGATCCTGCCTGGATAGCTCGCTACTGAAGTACAGTGCGAAGGAGTACTTCTTCCGGGCGGCTTTGTGCCATCTTAGCGTGGATCTTCTCAATGCTCAACACGCGCTCGAAAAATACGCACAACAATACCCGGCCTTCCAGGACTCTAGAGAATACAAATTGGTGAAG ACCCTGTGCGAACATCTGGAGGAACAAAACGTGGACGGTTTCACAGAGGCTGTCAAGGATTACGATAGCATCTCTCGGCTGGACCAGTGGTATACAACTATATTGTTGAGAATCAAGAAGCAAGCTAACGATAATCCCGATCTGCGATAA